Proteins from a single region of Echeneis naucrates chromosome 14, fEcheNa1.1, whole genome shotgun sequence:
- the LOC115054560 gene encoding myosin-6-like isoform X2 gives MISDRNREIIKRQRDLSCQLMEEIAKHWAETDRERYQTEYLETKTEEQQKYIDRLTAEKHDQNVLIKALTLKIENGAEKLEREKNEIAQEKLQLQKIQAEISEERETMDRRRNKIIIEQLKLQMIKYNNTRQEYKEPKEIMEEHKHEIIDNLLSAITKNNKIVFEAKQATEQSERLIENIKKEIQNSKKDILQQRAKIDQMKHYMNFNNIKQMWMKVQRYNEIQKASGSKLDKKESQKRGAHYSDKVKIKICRIHKEMVKLWDLLGSEQEVEVKQESSPMKNMISDFQKECKDTETEVKADTEKQKQELVKKLEITTKKRKIEMTNTDTEINKQDSIGKIKRKKKRISKQKKETELDKQTMEERQGKNEVQISEQKEEIQEVDKIRAITHNMKYQFEKDGMEMSTTNKVKADMQRVIFEIQEIRTMLHEVREDTEKTKRIFIDEKSQSKWRNFQEKKNRWKLQQLQEKTLIERDKLEIMKIKMQRQRDEAEQKMEDAITAILAIGKMKANIEKAATEMNNTQQEMLKAKKELEKNKKEVRTYMDKLTTMKAHMKILAEPDIQKTFSVKLKSDRESVNTQTQADEKKAEGEITKEALFLHQSITMEDQCQTGEVKKQEQRQSEGSTMGIYEKQSIFLQLPPEMLEEMIVDEDQTELVINFRQKLGLKRQISKLKAREEKIREQIKYTMQNVEKKNQEVKRLIMEINDLQSRPDTETDLQI, from the exons ATGATATCTGATAGAAACAGGGAGATCATTAAAAGACAAAGGGACTTGTCATGTCAACTCATGGAGGAGATTGCAAAACACTGGgctgagacagacagggaaagaTATCAAACTGAATATctggagacaaagacagaagagcaACAGAAGTACATTGACCGACTGACAGCTGAAAAACATGATCAGAATGTATTAATAAAAGCACtaacattaaaaatagaaaatggtGCTGAGAAActtgaaagggaaaaaaatgaaattgctcaagaaaaactgcagcttcaGAAAATACAGGCAGAAATATCTGAAGAGAGGGAAACTATGGATAGGAGACGTAACAAGATCATTATTGAGCAACTCAAACTGCAAATGATCAAGTATAATAATACAAGACAAGAATATAAGGAACCCAAAGAAATCATGGAAGAGCACAAACATGAGATAATAGATAATCTCCTGAGTGCAATTACTAAGAACAATAAAATAGTATTTGAAGCAAAACAGGCAACAGAACAATCCGAGAGACTCATAGAAAACATTAAGAAAGAGATACAGAACAGTAAAAAGGATATTTTACAACAAAGAGCTAAAATTGATCAGATGAAACATTATATGAACTTCAACAACATCAAACAAATGTGGATGAAAGTGCAAAGAtataatgaaatacaaaaagcTTCAGGCTCGAAgttggacaaaaaagaaagtcagaaaaGAGGAGCACACTACTCTgacaaagtcaaaataaaaatctgcagaaTCCACAAAGAGATGGTGAAACTTTGGGATTTGCTGGGCagtgaacaggaagtggaagtgaAGCAGGAGAGCAGTCCAATGAAAAACATGATATCTGACTTTCAAAAAGAATGTAAAGACACTGAAACAGAAGTGAAAGCCGATACAGAGAAGCAAAAACAGGAGCTGGTCAAGAAGTTAGAAATCACAACTAAAAAAAGGAAGATTGAAATGACgaacactgacactgaaataaacaaacaggactCAATAGGAAAGatcaagagaaaaaagaaaaggataaGCAAGCAGAAGAAAGAGACTGAGCTTGACAAACAAACCATGGaagaaagacaaggaaaaaaTGAGGTGCAAATATCAgaacaaaaggaagaaatacAAGAGGTTGACAAAATAAGAGCAATAACACATAATATGAAATATCAGTTTGAGAAAGATGGCATGGAAATGAGCACCACAAACAAAGTGAAAGCTGACATGCAAAGAGTGATTTTTGAAATACAAGAAATTAGAACAATGCTGCATGAAGTGAGAGAGGATACAGAGAAAACGAAGAGGATTTTTATAGATGAAAAAAGCCAAAGTAAATGGAGGAATtttcaagaaaagaaaaacagatggaaaCTGCAACAATTGCAGGAGAAAACCCTCATAGAGAGGGATAAATTAGAAATCATGAAGATCAAAATGCAACGCCAAAGGGATGAGGCTGAACAAAAAATGGAAGATGCAATAACTGCTATTCTGGCTATAGGTAAGATGAAAGCTAACATTGAAAAAGCTGctacagagatgaacaacacacaacaagaaaTGCTCAAAGCCAAAAAGGAGTTggaaaagaacaagaaagaagtCAGGACTTACATG gataagCTGACCACCATGAAAGCTCACATGAAGATATTGGCAGAGCCTGATATCCAAAAGACTTTTTCAGTGAAGCTTAAATCAGACAGAGAGTctgtcaacacacaaacacaagcagatgaaaaaaaagcagaaggggAAATTACAAAAGAGGCTTTGTTTCTGCACCAGTCGATTACAATGGAGGACCAATGTCAAACTGGAGAAGttaaaaaacaagagcaaaggCAATCAGAGGGATCAACAATGGGGATATATGAAAAGCAGAGCATTTTCTTACAGTTGCCACCAGAAATGCTAGAAGAAATGATAGTAGATGAGGATCAGACAGAATTAGTTATCAATTTCAGACAAAAGTTAGGATTGAAGAGGCAAATATCCAAACTCAAagcaagagaggaaaaaatCAGAGAGCAAATAAAGTATACTATGcagaatgtggagaaaaaaaatcaagaggTTAAGAGACTCATTATGGAAATAAATGACCTGCAGAGCAGACCAGATACTGAAACTGACCTGCAAATTTAG
- the LOC115054560 gene encoding myosin-6-like isoform X1, which yields MKSPCLLTEPPSPITLPPGEETRALFHLADQATHTTLPYLQHTEPKDQLQVEIHLEPRQQKNTAVNMISDRNREIIKRQRDLSCQLMEEIAKHWAETDRERYQTEYLETKTEEQQKYIDRLTAEKHDQNVLIKALTLKIENGAEKLEREKNEIAQEKLQLQKIQAEISEERETMDRRRNKIIIEQLKLQMIKYNNTRQEYKEPKEIMEEHKHEIIDNLLSAITKNNKIVFEAKQATEQSERLIENIKKEIQNSKKDILQQRAKIDQMKHYMNFNNIKQMWMKVQRYNEIQKASGSKLDKKESQKRGAHYSDKVKIKICRIHKEMVKLWDLLGSEQEVEVKQESSPMKNMISDFQKECKDTETEVKADTEKQKQELVKKLEITTKKRKIEMTNTDTEINKQDSIGKIKRKKKRISKQKKETELDKQTMEERQGKNEVQISEQKEEIQEVDKIRAITHNMKYQFEKDGMEMSTTNKVKADMQRVIFEIQEIRTMLHEVREDTEKTKRIFIDEKSQSKWRNFQEKKNRWKLQQLQEKTLIERDKLEIMKIKMQRQRDEAEQKMEDAITAILAIGKMKANIEKAATEMNNTQQEMLKAKKELEKNKKEVRTYMDKLTTMKAHMKILAEPDIQKTFSVKLKSDRESVNTQTQADEKKAEGEITKEALFLHQSITMEDQCQTGEVKKQEQRQSEGSTMGIYEKQSIFLQLPPEMLEEMIVDEDQTELVINFRQKLGLKRQISKLKAREEKIREQIKYTMQNVEKKNQEVKRLIMEINDLQSRPDTETDLQI from the exons ATGAAATCACCTTGCCTCTTGACAGAGCCACCCTCACCCATCACTCTGCCACCAGGGGAAGAGACCAGGGCACTGTTTCACCTTGCTGACCAAGCAACACATACCACACTTCCATACCtccaacacacagagccaaAGGACCAACTTCAAGTTGAAATTCATCTTG AACCAAGACAGCAGAAGAACACAGCAGTCAACATGATATCTGATAGAAACAGGGAGATCATTAAAAGACAAAGGGACTTGTCATGTCAACTCATGGAGGAGATTGCAAAACACTGGgctgagacagacagggaaagaTATCAAACTGAATATctggagacaaagacagaagagcaACAGAAGTACATTGACCGACTGACAGCTGAAAAACATGATCAGAATGTATTAATAAAAGCACtaacattaaaaatagaaaatggtGCTGAGAAActtgaaagggaaaaaaatgaaattgctcaagaaaaactgcagcttcaGAAAATACAGGCAGAAATATCTGAAGAGAGGGAAACTATGGATAGGAGACGTAACAAGATCATTATTGAGCAACTCAAACTGCAAATGATCAAGTATAATAATACAAGACAAGAATATAAGGAACCCAAAGAAATCATGGAAGAGCACAAACATGAGATAATAGATAATCTCCTGAGTGCAATTACTAAGAACAATAAAATAGTATTTGAAGCAAAACAGGCAACAGAACAATCCGAGAGACTCATAGAAAACATTAAGAAAGAGATACAGAACAGTAAAAAGGATATTTTACAACAAAGAGCTAAAATTGATCAGATGAAACATTATATGAACTTCAACAACATCAAACAAATGTGGATGAAAGTGCAAAGAtataatgaaatacaaaaagcTTCAGGCTCGAAgttggacaaaaaagaaagtcagaaaaGAGGAGCACACTACTCTgacaaagtcaaaataaaaatctgcagaaTCCACAAAGAGATGGTGAAACTTTGGGATTTGCTGGGCagtgaacaggaagtggaagtgaAGCAGGAGAGCAGTCCAATGAAAAACATGATATCTGACTTTCAAAAAGAATGTAAAGACACTGAAACAGAAGTGAAAGCCGATACAGAGAAGCAAAAACAGGAGCTGGTCAAGAAGTTAGAAATCACAACTAAAAAAAGGAAGATTGAAATGACgaacactgacactgaaataaacaaacaggactCAATAGGAAAGatcaagagaaaaaagaaaaggataaGCAAGCAGAAGAAAGAGACTGAGCTTGACAAACAAACCATGGaagaaagacaaggaaaaaaTGAGGTGCAAATATCAgaacaaaaggaagaaatacAAGAGGTTGACAAAATAAGAGCAATAACACATAATATGAAATATCAGTTTGAGAAAGATGGCATGGAAATGAGCACCACAAACAAAGTGAAAGCTGACATGCAAAGAGTGATTTTTGAAATACAAGAAATTAGAACAATGCTGCATGAAGTGAGAGAGGATACAGAGAAAACGAAGAGGATTTTTATAGATGAAAAAAGCCAAAGTAAATGGAGGAATtttcaagaaaagaaaaacagatggaaaCTGCAACAATTGCAGGAGAAAACCCTCATAGAGAGGGATAAATTAGAAATCATGAAGATCAAAATGCAACGCCAAAGGGATGAGGCTGAACAAAAAATGGAAGATGCAATAACTGCTATTCTGGCTATAGGTAAGATGAAAGCTAACATTGAAAAAGCTGctacagagatgaacaacacacaacaagaaaTGCTCAAAGCCAAAAAGGAGTTggaaaagaacaagaaagaagtCAGGACTTACATG gataagCTGACCACCATGAAAGCTCACATGAAGATATTGGCAGAGCCTGATATCCAAAAGACTTTTTCAGTGAAGCTTAAATCAGACAGAGAGTctgtcaacacacaaacacaagcagatgaaaaaaaagcagaaggggAAATTACAAAAGAGGCTTTGTTTCTGCACCAGTCGATTACAATGGAGGACCAATGTCAAACTGGAGAAGttaaaaaacaagagcaaaggCAATCAGAGGGATCAACAATGGGGATATATGAAAAGCAGAGCATTTTCTTACAGTTGCCACCAGAAATGCTAGAAGAAATGATAGTAGATGAGGATCAGACAGAATTAGTTATCAATTTCAGACAAAAGTTAGGATTGAAGAGGCAAATATCCAAACTCAAagcaagagaggaaaaaatCAGAGAGCAAATAAAGTATACTATGcagaatgtggagaaaaaaaatcaagaggTTAAGAGACTCATTATGGAAATAAATGACCTGCAGAGCAGACCAGATACTGAAACTGACCTGCAAATTTAG